tCAAAACTCTTCGACATTTTGAATCTTTCTTGCATGGAATCAAATGGTTTGCAAAGGGGATGTACTTCTCATCCATGCAGTTTGTCACTCCAATCATTCCAATACTATTAAGTCAACTAAAGATGGTAAATTGCTAGAATATTTTCCTTCCTTTGcatgcatttcaaaataaaaaatcacaGGTTCCTATGCAAATTTCCTCCAAGAGAATTTTTAAAGGGAGCTGTGTCCCGGCAGGAGAAGGCGCGTTGTGCTGTACCTCCTTGAACTCCTGTATCTGGGACTGCTCGAACATGGAGAAGACATTGGAGCAAGACTTctgtcctcccctctgtctcttaTTAGAGGCCTTCTTACTCGCCTGAGAAGACGAACACAAACTCATTCAGTTTCCACCCTGATGTTCTCGATTAGATCACAAATCACAGATCAGAAGTATACACAACATAAAAGAATACACATTAACCCAAATGCAATACAGTGATAGGATCCCAAAAGCATCTGTGTTCTTTTTTAATGATCACTGTCTGAAAGCACCAAAAGACTAAAAACCATGTCTTACCATGTCTGAGTGGTTGTACGTGGACTCCCAGCCGAGGTGTGATGCTGGGGTGGGTTTTATGTGCGGCCCATCTTATCTGCTACCCTCCTATAATAGCCTGCTGTGGGCAGCACAGTCCCTTACATGGCCAtggctgctctctgtgtgtcactgaaGGGACCTGATAAGAGGTGAAGCAGTCAGGATTCCTCTGGGCTGGAAAACAGAGATAtgaagagcagagagggagagaggagacaggggaAAGCGGCCTCTGACATTTGACAGTCATTCAACCAAATAAAATTACTCTTCAGAGGTCAAATCGAGCTCCGAAGGTAATgttaatgtgtttcatgtgtgtttttgtaaagaTTTTAGTAAAAACACACCTTACTTGTTCCTACAATAATTTCTTGTCATTCCATCAACTGATTTATGTGTAGGAATAACATTTCTCTCAAAACTTGATTTATTTTGGACAGCTTAAATCCTTCCTGCTCAAACTAAATCAAAACTCCCCACTCTCTGTGAATTACTGGTGAGAATAGGATGATAATTTCAGTTAAATGAGTTTGATAATATATAACCAAGTCAATGTTGGTTATATCATGGTTATAGATCAACAGACGTGCATGTTCTTTTTTAATTGACTAAAAGATCGTGCCATGAACCAAAATCATCCACACTTAGCGTAGcacctcattttattttcaggtaattTATACCAGCATGCATAAGGATTATATTTTCTATGAAcggacaaaaataaataattgttCTTGATCCATTTTATGGTGTTACTGTAATGAAAGCCCAAAATCTAGTGAAATAATCATTGCATTTACAGGAAAGAACATATTATATTCATGTTTGGTAGCTTTTACTTCATTAAGTTAACATTAATAGGACTGTTACACCGATAGTTTCAAGTCTGTCATTGTGTTAAAAGTGTATCGCATTACTTGAAAGTCATTACATTCTTTTGGTGTGTTTTGATGCCACTTCTCTTAAGAAATGTCCCATTTGTTGACATAGAAGTTACAGTAAGTCAAAACTTCAAATTTTCTTTACAAGTGATACTGACGTATTGACaatgtgcaattaaaaaaagagtttaaagTACAATAGATTAGTTTATTAAAgcagttttatttacagttaagCTTATTCTCATCCAGCATTCATCATGTgcatatgaaaaacaacagtctACTGGCTAACATACATACGATTGTAAACATGAaatttaaatatacagtaccAAAGAAATATTTCATTGCTCACAAACAGGAATTACTACACAGCAAAGCAATGCATTTGATTTAGTCAGAGTGTACAGCAGCATTTACAAAAAGAATCCTTGTGTTGTACATCAACCAGTTTGTACTGGTATTATAATGCACTACCATCAATAACGTATCAGCCATTTTTGAAATAGGCCAGTCCATCACAGTAAACCAATTCTTACTTTGCAATTGCTAAAAGTTGGTCTAATACTAGTGAATACAGTCTATAATACAAGttgtttgctgctttcttttctgtACATCTTCCAGCTGTGAGTATCCGTTCTGCCAAGTCACATCCCTCTGAGCCTGAAAAAAGGCCAGAGCTGCCGACTGTGGATGACGTGTCATCTGTGTTCTCAGATTCAGAGTTCAGGCTTCCTTCAGCActgtcctgcaggaagaaagtTAGTGCACGACTCCCTTTACTGTGTCAGCATGCACGCGGCCATCTTACAGGCCACGGCTGAGATAAGAGCAGCTCCACGACCGCTGCCCTCCTCCGACTGGATGAAGGTGATCTCGCAGTGAGGCGTTAGGTCCCTGACGATCTTGTGGAACCTCTCGCGGAaactgagatggagagagaacaCGTTTAGAGTGCAGAATTAGTCAGATCCTCATATGATTGTTAAATATTGGTGCAGTGCTACTTGATTCTTATTTGATTCATTTACTGTCAATGATAGTTCAGTTAgcaatggggggaaaaaacattgTGTATTAGGGTGGGCTTTGCTAATCTAAATCTAATCACATGATCCTCATATTTCCTATTTAAAAGATATTCAAAGGTTGACAACAGCGGCCGTTCCTCACCATGGGTGCAGCTTGTAGACAGATCCATCAACCCCCACTGTGATCTCCAGGGCTTCCTGGCTGCGTCGCTCCCTCATCCGGTTGATCACACCAGCAAGGCCTGCGCCGCACATATGAGCAGAGCGAGTGGAAACACTCTCACAGACCAGACGCACGATGTCACAGTCCAGCTCTGACGGCAGAACACCCAGTGACGACAGGATGTTGTAGATTTGTTTCCTGTCCCCGGtgtcactgaaaagaaaatggcAACAGgcaaaatgaaacagttttcaAAACGGTTCCACTACATTCATGATATATAAAAAGTGCCACCTATTAAATCAAACTTCTACAAATACTGCAGAAGGTAACAGCTACAAGTCAAGCAAACCAAATTGCTTCTGCGCAATCCCCATCAGCACTGTTATATAAGCTTATGTCATCAGCATATGGTTACGCAACACAACAGGCTTTACATTACCACTTGTTTTTGCCAtatgggcatttttcactgtgcTGAAACAAATGCAATGGTTGTCTACGTGCACAAATCATGtcttttttatctcttttgtctgtttttattttgtaaaaaacatgtatttttttaaatgtaattgtcTTAAACTGGTGGATGACTGTGGCCCAGTTAGGATTCTTTGATGCTCACCTCTCCACCTGTGAGACATAGCGCGTCTCAAAGCTGCCACGTGTCTTCAGCAGCTCTGAGGCTTCGCCGTTAAACAGCAGGTCTTCATTCACCAGCTTCATCAGAACAAGCCTCACCAGCTCACCCATGTACTTCCCGCTGATCAGCTTCTCAAAACTGCAAGAGGCAAGAATAAGAGAGGAGACAGGTAACGTTAAAACCAGACAGGAACTCCGGGTACGATGTTGAAATAGTGAGCAAACAACTCTTCTCAGCACAGGctgggaaaggagaggagagcggaTGAGGATGCCAACGTCAGTGCTAAAGAGGCAGAATGAGGCTGGCCTAAGCAGTTGTCTGTGTGGAGGGGCTGCCAGTGCAAAAGGTAAACAGCCATTAGGCCAGTAGGCACTATGgcaagcagcagagagggatcATTAATCTGACACCTCCGTCCACTGACTGACCACTGACGTATGAGGGCTCACGCCATTTACAAACATCCTCAGGAAAAACACTGGGTAGCTTAGCAACTACACAGACAGCTCAGGTGAGAGTCAGGTGAGTACTGCCACAGAAGCTTGattaattcagaaaaacaataaGAGAATGAAGAAAGGGGTGTGTGGCACGTTTTAGATTGCGAATATCTCACTCCCATCACCTTTAATGATCTATTTCTCTGAGCTCGAACATACACTTGAGTGCTCGTGCGCACAGTAGATGAAGTTGGAGGACATATGGAGCGACCAAACAAGTGGCCAGCTTTAGTTTGTGTGACTTTGGCTGCATGTTTGACTCACAGCTGATGTCCAGGGTTAATCGAGGTCTCGTCTACCACTCTGTCGTACTCCAGCCTGAACTCCTCCAGCTCCCCGTTGTCTCCAAACGCCCCCCActctgtgttcacacacatcCGGCCCTCCTCCCCTTCTACCAGCTCCACAGtcctcatctcctccatgtAACACGCATTGCAACCAGTGCCTGGttgaaaaaaaggcaaaaacacaaactttagATGTGTCTGAGTCTGCATGTctcagcatgtcagtgtgttcatATTAGCTGCGCAATCACGCTTGTGTGCGTTTGGAGCTACTTACCAACAATCATCCCGACTTCACAGCTGCGATCCTCATAATAGCAGGAAATCATGGTGGCTACTGTGTcattcaccatggcaaccacatcCATCTCAAAGTCCTAAGTAATAACAATCATGATGCGTTTAGAGTCAGTCATGTTAAAAatcatcttgtttgtttatgaaGAAAGAAACTAATTCTAATTTACAGCAACTTACCCCTCGTCTCTTGATAGCATCTCTGAGTAAACCCACAACATTGTTCCCTTCTGCCCCAGATGCCTTGAAGCCTTTGGTCCAGTTAAGCAGGATaccctgtggaaaaaaagactTTGAATATCTAAACTGCATAAATGATGGGTACAGAAGACAAGGAGTCAAAGAGACTCTTTTTCTTGGTGGGAAATGTGATGGAAGTTACTGCATAACTTGAAGCATAACACCCTACCTTGTCAATGTCCTCATGTCGTACAGGAAAGGAGAAGGTGAAACCCAGAGGAAGCTTTTTGTGCTTGATATGATGTTTGTCCAAAAAGTCTGACATACACTCTGCTATGtagtcaaacagctgcagagagagagaaacagagggtgTGAGATGTGGACAAACGTAGTGCTAATTTTATTCTGAGAAATTTGAAGTCAacgctgttgttgttgtgcttaCAAAAGCTTCAGAAAACTCCTTGCCACTCTTTTAGTTTTGAGCTGTCACCATCACTTCCTATTCCTCATAATGAAACTGATAAGAAATTTCTATTTTAACACAGAAGTCACAAACCATTTCAGCAGTGCCTGTCATGGCATCTTCAGGAATGGAGTACATCTGGTTCTTGGTCTCCAccttccagctcctctcctcatcttcacCCACCTTCACCAGCATCACACGGAAGTTCGTCCCCCCCAGGTCCAGAGCCAGGAAGTCGCCCACctctgtcaaaacacacactacaTCTGAGTGCACATCCTGGCTTTATCTCCTTGGTGACGTCTGTGTGATCtttactgaaacaaaagaaaaaagcgATGGTGTGATTGAAGGCTCTACCTGATCCCTCAGGGGTGGAGCAGACATACGTTGGAAGCATTTTGACACTGGCTTCTTCATGCGTCTCTAAACGCagtcctctctccatctcacgCTGCATCCTCTTCATGACTTCTTTGAGCTCTTCCTTATTCAGCGTGAACTCTGACAGGATCTGCTCTACCTGCAATGAGGGGAGAGACGAGCAGGTCAGGTGACGGAACAATGGAATAAAGTGTAGAGGACTCTATGTTCTGCTAAAATACAGGACAAAGTAGCACTAAACATCTTAAACGAGCTCCTCATCCAGAGTTTCCTCTGAAGCAGCATGGAGCAGTCTGCGTGTAAAGGCTGTGGTTAACGCTGAGAACAGTTGCatgagataaaaacacaaatccaaaGCAATACTAAAGGTGCAAATGtctctacaaacacacaccagacagAGAAGCGAATCTTACCATGAGGATTTCATCAACCACAGAGCTGTAGCTACAAGGCATCTTCACCATCTGGTCGAGATGAGAGCTGACACACGGCATCTTCGCAGGTTTAACTAAatgagcctctgtgtgtgtttctaggtgtgtggtgagtgtgtgctcagcctgtgtgtgtgcagagtcaCTGAACTGTGAGTACCACTGAATGAGAGCCTCAGCTGTTTTTATGCTCAGGTGAAGTGGGCAGAGCCACACCGGACGCGAAAGCCCACCCCCTTCCCGAATGTCACCCCATCTGGTGATCGGggcttcaaacacacacacacacacacacacacacacacacacacacacacacacacacacacacaaacacacacacatacacacacgcacacagaagtAGAGCCTctgtacaaaaaaatgaaaaaactctACTTGACCTAATTTCTACAAAGTAAGAACTGAGCTTAAAGGACAGTTCAGCTTTAATGCAGGGGGGAAGTTAAAATATATCATCCATCATTGATGGATTATTagaatattcaaatatttaatttatgaaTTCTTTCTGCATCTGTCCTGATCGAATACACATTATCATTTTATTCCTTGTtgaaaaaattattttttaaatgaacaccAGAAACATTAATAACTAAGAGAGATGCTGACTTGATAATCAAACCTACCACAAAATATTATACCATCTCATTTTGATCTTGTGCTATATGTTTGCTTGTAATTCAGTTTATTTGCTGCTATCTTTACCAGGGCAAAACttgaaaaacagacttttcGGCCCAGTGAGATTTTCCTTGTTTAGGGTAATATGAACAAAAGAAATATATGAGGATTTGTCAGTTACTGTAAAGGTAAACTGTCTCAGAAGGCCTGTTACCATAGTAAAAAGAGTTAAGATAAATTTGGTAAAttattctttgctttctttctttgcatgGGGCAAGGTGTTACCTGTGACCTAGAGTTCATCCAAACGACTGAGATTTTACAGCCCCccaacacaaatcaaacaaatctgaaCATGAACCTTGgcatttgaacttttttttagtTTACAAGTGCAACCTGCAGGGCCTCACTGTTGCTCAATGAGAGAACTTTAGAGGCCTGACAGAGTTACGCATATATTTGTAAAATTAGAAACATGTCTAAAATTAGCAACAGTGAGGGATGAATGACCTCTAAAACTAACAACAGTATGCTTCAGGTGAAGGCCTCCTGTGCttatctgcagctctgcagcttttcttaGCTCTGACCTCTGGCTGTGAGGTAACTGTGACCCTCTCCCCCAGTGCCCTTGCTTCTAAATGCTACAGTCACACTGACCTAAAGACACAaacattcatgcaaaaaaaaaaaaaaaaaaaaagtaatatacCTCTTAAAATTTTTCTCCATAAATGTCCCCTTTAGTAGCTTTAGGTTTGAAAATTCCTCCATAATTTTTGACATCAAGCATCTTATTTCATTGAAGCTGCACAACACTTTATACTGagttaaacactgaaacagaaaatacatgttttgttCTGATGCAACATTACAACACCTGTCCTGTCCATCATTTTATACTATGACTTTAGATCCATACTGCAGCCATGGGCCCATTCTACTGACTTACTGTACTGAGAATAACATGTATGCTTGTACCTGTTTCCCACTTATTTAATGGGTACATATTAACTTGGTCACTATTTATCTCGAGCTGAATCAGTTATTTAATTACCTGCTTATGAATAGACAGACATgcatatagatagatagatagatagatagatagatagatagatagatgcaacattttcaaaaacattctTGATGAGAAAGATAAATGTAAGAGAGGCAGGAGTGAGGCAGAAGGTCTATCATACTCAGCAtaagacatacagtatgtaattcAGTAAATTACAACCTTGACTTTCATATCCTTAAATCTAAGCCTTTTTCTCCTTTACCTTATCCATCGTATGACAACGAGGATTAAATCCCAAGTGTCCTGCCGACCATCAGTGCTCTGCAGTGGAAGTTCACTCACTCTTCCCAGGAGGTTTGGAGATTCCTAAGTGTCTGCTGTTAAGGTGTTTTCAATTGGCGTCCGTGCATGAGGTGTAAAGAAACTGTTATCCTTTTACGAGAATCTGCCCAACCACTATTATATTCCCAACAAGTTTGATCTACATAATGTTCTGCACCAAGTCTCAGCCACATTTACATATCTGCAGTATTTTCAAGGCCTCACTGATAAGCAGTGAAATTAAATCTTTTGGAAAGCAGGCAGAAGTGTCACAAAAAGCCTATGGATTCTTCTTCATTCTTGCTGCTATTTTAAGGGGTGAAAACTAAGGATTCATCTTCGTTCCTGCAGATATATTATGTCAAAACCTATGGATTTGTCATCATTCTTGCAGTTAACAGGTACAGTTAATATCCACATCAGGGCACTGGATGTGTCATCAGCTCCAATAGTCAGTTAAAGGCAAAACAGATTAAGAGAATTTTCCATCCAAACCTTCATTCGAACGATGAATCAttcaatttaacaacaaaaaagaaagaaaagaaaaaggaaaaaaagagagaaaaaatattaaGCAAACCTCCAGTTTGTAGCTGACCTTCTTACTGACTGTGTTACTTCAATATCTTAACGCAACCAAAACTAGTTCCaggaaagaaaaatcatttcCTCCCCCGGCGCAGCTGAGCAGTCAACAGATGCACCTAAGGCTCAGTGGTTTCCATGCCAAAACGATTTCAATGTGTTGCCTTGGAAATGAATTACGGGCACACTTCTGGCATGGAAAACACTTACCACTGAGTTAAGTGGCCAGGGTGAAATTGTTAAATGGAGCAAAATTACCAGAGAAAACATCAATTGAAGGTCCCATGTTTTTGGCCAACAATCACAAGGCCACCAAGCTGTTGAAAACTTTTAGAactattattcttattcttattcttattacaAAAGGATTTCATATGTCATACCCAGTcttgtttttccaaaataattTATATAAAAAAGACTGACTCCCACGCAGTGGATGAAGCAGCCCAAAAGGAGTGAATAATGAGTGATCAATATAGACTGTACAGCTTATACGTATTTACAGTCCATGATCATCAATATAGGAAGGCAAATAGAGAATAAAGTCTGCTTTTGCAGAGAAAGCCTCACGTTCATGACGAGGTCTCACTTCACCAACAGTTAAAACATtcgttttttttctattttttgcacaattgaagaaaagctgacatTATCCGTCTCAAGTTGAATGTGATTTGGAGATACAAGATCCCCTACTGACTGGATTAGCCATGAGTACTTTTATTAACTTTTCTCTTCAATCGGAACTATGACAATATCGCCGTGTTTGTTTCCGCCCGAGTCGTTATCCCGTTGTACCGTCTGAGGATCGTGACGTGGTGATTGGTCACTGAATTACATATTGAAAACTAGAGTCAGCGTTAACTACATTGTGATCAGATCGCCGGACGTCTGCTATACCTATTTATGCGTTTTAGTttatgtggaataaaaagttTGTTCGGTTGTTTTGACGGGAATCAAACAGTTTGCTGCTGATTTGTCTGGTAAGTTAGCTGAGGCCTCACGGAGACCAGATAGCATCTGTAGCTAGCCGTATGCATGACTtgatttcagatatttttacAAGTTTTAAACCGGATTTAGCTATTTGGTCACCAGCCTGTGGTAAGTTTATACTGCTCATTGTCGGTTAACCAAATTGTCGTCGCCTGAAGATAAACAGTTAACGCTAAAGACGAGAATAGCCAACAATACTCgattagcttgttagctaatAATAAGGCGGCTACTTTTCACTTGTAAGCTAACACTTGACAGCTGAACTTCACTCAAGTTTCTTTAGCTTCGTTATTGTTAGCAGGGAAGCTAG
The DNA window shown above is from Chelmon rostratus isolate fCheRos1 chromosome 5, fCheRos1.pri, whole genome shotgun sequence and carries:
- the gck gene encoding hexokinase-4 isoform X1; its protein translation is MFSLVILLHLTISPWPLNSVVEQILSEFTLNKEELKEVMKRMQREMERGLRLETHEEASVKMLPTYVCSTPEGSVCVLTEVGDFLALDLGGTNFRVMLVKVGEDEERSWKVETKNQMYSIPEDAMTGTAEMLFDYIAECMSDFLDKHHIKHKKLPLGFTFSFPVRHEDIDKGILLNWTKGFKASGAEGNNVVGLLRDAIKRRGDFEMDVVAMVNDTVATMISCYYEDRSCEVGMIVGTGCNACYMEEMRTVELVEGEEGRMCVNTEWGAFGDNGELEEFRLEYDRVVDETSINPGHQLFEKLISGKYMGELVRLVLMKLVNEDLLFNGEASELLKTRGSFETRYVSQVESDTGDRKQIYNILSSLGVLPSELDCDIVRLVCESVSTRSAHMCGAGLAGVINRMRERRSQEALEITVGVDGSVYKLHPCFRERFHKIVRDLTPHCEITFIQSEEGSGRGAALISAVACKMAACMLTQ
- the gck gene encoding hexokinase-4 isoform X2 gives rise to the protein MPCVSSHLDQMVKMPCSYSSVVDEILMVEQILSEFTLNKEELKEVMKRMQREMERGLRLETHEEASVKMLPTYVCSTPEGSEVGDFLALDLGGTNFRVMLVKVGEDEERSWKVETKNQMYSIPEDAMTGTAEMLFDYIAECMSDFLDKHHIKHKKLPLGFTFSFPVRHEDIDKGILLNWTKGFKASGAEGNNVVGLLRDAIKRRGDFEMDVVAMVNDTVATMISCYYEDRSCEVGMIVGTGCNACYMEEMRTVELVEGEEGRMCVNTEWGAFGDNGELEEFRLEYDRVVDETSINPGHQLFEKLISGKYMGELVRLVLMKLVNEDLLFNGEASELLKTRGSFETRYVSQVESDTGDRKQIYNILSSLGVLPSELDCDIVRLVCESVSTRSAHMCGAGLAGVINRMRERRSQEALEITVGVDGSVYKLHPCFRERFHKIVRDLTPHCEITFIQSEEGSGRGAALISAVACKMAACMLTQ